From Leptospira meyeri:
GAAGTTTCTGATATCTATTATTTGAAAAAGTTACTCGCAATTGGTTTGGATCCGAATCGACCAGATAACATGGGTTTGTATCCAATTCACAAAGCAACGGAAACAGGAAACATTGAAGCTCTGGAAGTATTATTAAATTCTGCCGCTAACCCCAATGTCACTGATCCCAATGGAGTGACTGCCCTTCATATCGCCAATAGTTTTGATGGACTCGGTGAAATTTCTGATCTACTGATTCGAATGGGAGCAAATGTCTACCAAAGGGATAAACTCGGCAAACGTTACTTGATGTAATTTTAAATCAAATTCCAACGAATGAGTGGCTATAATCTTCCTTGTCTGATTGGGCCACTTACCGATCTATGTGATTATGATCGGAACTCCTTTTACACCCAACGCTACAAAACTTTTACTTCTTGGATCAGGGGAACTTGGCAAAGAAGTCGCCATTGAGGCAAATCGCCTAGGTGTTCATGTCATCGCCGTAGATCGTTATCCGAATGCACCTGCTATGTTTGTGGCACAAGAATCTCGTGTCATCAATATGCTTGATCCTAACGAATTGGAAGCCACCATACGAGAGTTAAAGCCTGATTTTGTAGTTCCTGAAATTGAAGCCATCCATACCGAAACATTGGTACGATTGGAAGCGGAAGGTTTTCGTATCATCCCCAGTGCCAAAGCCGTGAATCTGACAATGAACCGAGAAGGGATTCGTAATTTTGCTTCCAAAGAACTTGGTTTAAAAACTTCCAAATATCTTTTTGCTGATACAGAAGATGATTTTACAAGGGCGGTGAAAGAGATTGGATTTCCTTGTGTGGTCAAACCCATTATGAGTTCTTCTGGAAAAGGACAAAGTATGGTTCGAAACGAATCGGAAATCCAAAAGGCTTGGGAGTATGGCCAAACAGGAGGAAGGACAGGAAAAGGTAAGATGATCATTGAAGAATTTATCTCTTTTGATTTCGAAATCACACTTCTCACCATACGCCATATTGGAGGAACAACCTTTTTGCCTCCTATAGGACATAGACAAGTAAACGGGGATTATGTGGAATCATGGATGCCACAACCAATGTCTGAACTTGCTATACGTAATGCAGAAAAAATTGCAGAAACTGTTACCACGGGACTTGGGGGAATTGGAATTTTCGGAGTCGAACTTTTTGTTAAGGGTGACGAAGTGTACTTTAGTGAGGTGTCACCAAGACCACATGACACAGGACTAGTGACTCTTATCTCTCAAAATTTTTCTGAATTTTCACTACATGCAAGAGCATTACTTGGACTTCCCATTCCGGAGTTGATCTTTCAAACTCCCGCTGCAAGTTCCGCCATTCTTTTGGAAGGAAAAACAAATTCGCCAGTTTATATAGGAATTGAAGAGGCTCTAAAACAAAAGGGAGTGGATATCCGAATTTTTGGGAAACCGGAAATTGATGGGAAACGTCGAATGGGTGTTAGTTTGGCTTTAGGAAACACAATCGAAGAGGCCAAAGAAAAAGCAAATTGTGCCCGGGACTTAATACACTTAAAATAATAAACGAAAGTAATATTCGATTTTTCGATCAAAAAACAAATATGAATTAACTTTGAGAAATAAACAAATCGGTAACGAACAAATTCGATTCTAAGTGATTAATCTTTTTTGATTTCTGGAGCTTTGTAATTTGTCATCATACTTTCGTAGATACTTTCTTCTCCAAAAGGTAGAAATGAGTTATCATAGTGAAGTGCGAGTAGTCGGTTGTTCCCTTTTCCAAAACCGCGGATGAGTTCCGATTCGATAGAATCAAAATCGGAGAACTCAATGGAATCCATAAACTTACCGTCATGTAATAAGTTGAGAAATACCACAAACTTCCCTGCGTGTTTTAAAATTTTTAAAGAAAATAACATTTCACGTAGTTTCAAAAGATAAAGAAGAGGCCGAGTGTTCCTTGCCATCACTAACTTCTGTTCCGCTTCACTTACATCTCGAAGTGCTAAGCGTAAAAATGCCCTTGTTTGTGTTTTTTCTTTATCGCGAGACTTACCCCCAAGTAAAACTAGTTCCGAACGAACCAGCGTTATATTTTTTGTAAGAATTTTGTCATAGAGTTTGATGAGTTTTGACTGAGTCGAGCGAACTGCCAAATATGCATCTCCATACTTTCCTTGGATGTGTAGACTTTTGAATCGCAAATACTCATTAATAATTTCCTGGTATTCTTGCTTTTCTTCAGGGCTTCCCAAATGGATAACGCTGGAGTCAAGTGAACGAACAAGTAAATAATTTTCTTCAGCTCCAAAGGCCACTTGTAAATTGCCATTGGCATAGGTTCTCTCGCCTGCAGTGAAGCAAAGGAAACTAAGGAAAGAAAAGAAAAAAGTTCGCACAGTATAGTTTCGGAATTTTGAGACCCTAAAAAAAGTCCATAATTTGACAGGTAGGTTTTCCCTGTGATTATGTCTTTGGAATCAGGAATTCTTTGCTGAATCACCCCTAATTCTTTTCGATTCTACTCGTCGTTTCCGGTTCTTTTTCGATCCTGGTTCTAACTAGAAGGGCAACCTTCGGAAATGATATGATCAAAATCTCTGGTTTAAACAAACAATTCAATGGCAAAGTCTTATTCGATGACTTACAATTTAGCGTCAATCGTGGCGAACGTGTCGGTCTTGTCGGTCGTAACGGACATGGTAAGTCCACTCTCGTCCAAATCATTTTAGGAAAATCCGAGCCGGATTCTGGGAACATCACCATTCCGAAAGGATACCGTATCGGGCATTTAGAGCAGCACTTGGTTTTTACCAAACCTACCGTTTTGGAAGAATGTGCACTTGGTCTTCCGGAAGGAGATGAATACGAAACCTGGAAAGTAGAACGAATTTTATTTGGTCTTGGATTTTCGGAAAAAGACATGGAAAGGAGTCCAGATGAGTTTTCTGGTGGATACCAAATCCGAATGAACTTAGCTAAACTTCTGGTTTCAGCTCCCGATATGCTCATCTTAGATGAACCAAATAACTATCTGGATATTGTCACCATACGTTGGTTAGAGGAATTCCTTCGCGAATGGGAAGGAGAAATCATTCTCATCACACATGATAGAAGTTTTATGGATAGTGTTGTTACCCACACAGTAGCCATTCACAGAACCAAAGCCATTAAGGTCCAAGGGGATACAGAAAAGTTATATACACAGATCAACCAAGCAGAAGAGATCTATGAAAAAACCAGACTGAACGAAGCAAAAAAACGCAAACAAGAAGAAATCTTTATCGCTAAGTTTAAGGCGAAAGCAAGTTTTGCAAGTCGTACCCAATCTCGTGTTAAAAAGCTAGAGAAACAAGGGGAAATGAAAGCATTAGACACTATTGAAGATATGGAACTATATTTTAACAGTGCTCCATTTTCCGCAAATCAGATGTTAAGTGTAGAGGAGGTGTCTTTTTCCTACGATAATAAGGCACCTTTTTTATTTGAAAAATTTTCCATTAGTGTGGGGCCAGAAGATCGAATTTGTATTATAGGGAAAAACGGAAAAGGAAAGTCCACCTTGCTGAAGTTAATTGCGGGGGAACTTACGCCAGTTTCGGGTACAGTCAAAAAACATCCGATATTAAAAGAAGGGTATTTTGGACAAACCAACAAACTGAACATGAATGAAAGTAATACCGTTGTCCAAGAGATCATGAGTGCGGATTCCAATTGTTCGGAAGGAAAGGCAAGAAACATTGCCGGTGGTCTTATGTTTTCAGAAGACCTCGCCTTAAAAAAGATTAAGGTTCTCTCTGGGGGAGAAAAGAGTCGTGTCCTCCTTGGAAAAATTTTGGTCACTCCTTGCCATTTATTGTATTTGGATGAACCGACCAACCACTTGGACATGCAATCTTGTGACTCACTCATTGAGGCCATTGATAACTTTGATGGTTCTGTGATTATGGTCACTCACAACGAAATGCACTTGCGTGCTGTAGCTACAAAACTAATTGTATTCGATGATGACCGAGTTTTTGTCTATGATGGGGGTTACGACGACTTCCTCGCAGACATTGGCTGGAAGGATGAAACTGTTTGAAACCAATCCTCACTCTAAAACAAGTCTCCAAGTCTTATGACAATGGATTCCAAGCACTAAAGGATGTAAATTGGGAAGTAAAAGAGGGCGAAATTCACGCCCTGCTTGGTCCTAATGGAGCAGGAAAAACCACTCTGATCAATTTGATTTGCGGAATTGTTTCGCCGAGCGGTGGTGAGGTGACTGTATCTGGATTTGACATCATTGGAGACTTTAAAAAAACAAGATCTCTCATTGGACTAGTTCCCCAGGAACTCAGTGTCCATGCCTTTGAGACAGTTTGGGCCAGTGTTTCTTTTACGAGAGGACTCTATGGAAAACCATCCAACCCAAAATATATAGAAGAAGTTTTGAAGTCACTATCCCTTTGGGACAAAAAAGACCAAAGGATTATGACGTTATCCGGTGGGATGAAACGCCGAGTTTTGATCGCCAAAGCATTGTCACATGAACCAAAAATTCTATTTTTGGATGAACCTAGTGCCGGTGTAGATGTGGAATTGCGAAAGGATATGTGGAAGATTGTAGAATCTCTCAGGAAAAATGGTGTAACCATCATCTTAACGACTCACTACATTGAAGAAGCTGAATCCATCGCCGACCGGATTTCTGTGATCCGAAAAGGTGAGATTTTTCTTACTGAAAATAAAGATAGGCTTATGAAACAGCTCGGTACCAAACAACTCCGAATTGAACTTAAAAAAAGTCTAAAACAAATTCCAAAATCTCTTTCGAAGTATGAATTGGAACTTGTTGATAACAATTCTGCTCTTGTGTTTACATATGACCGCTCTGATGATAGTAGTCTCATTACCAAACTTTTGGATGATTTGAAAAAACTAAAAATCCAATTCAGCGATTTGAGTACAAAACAAAGTTCACTAGAAGAAATCTTCGTTCAATTGTTACAGGAGGCTGTATGAATTTTTACGCAATCACGTCAATTTATCGATTCGAAATGGCAAGAACCTTTCGTACACTTTTACAAAGCATTGCATCCCCTGTCCTTTCCACTTCTTTGTATTTTATTGTTTTTGGATCGGCAATCGGATCCAGAATCCAAGAGATTGATGGAATCCATTACGGAAGTTTCATTGTTCCAGGTCTTGTGATGTTATCACTACTCACGGAAAGTATTTCGAACGCTTCCTTTGGAATTTATTTTCCAAAGTTCAATGGAACTATTTATGAAATCCTTTCTGCACCAGTTACGATGTGGGAAGTCGTGATTGGATATGTGGGTGCTGCGGCCACAAAGTCTTTAATGTTGGGAGTGCTTATGCTCATTACGGCTTCCTTTTTTGTGCCAATTCGTATTGATCATCCCATCTTAATGGTGTTTTTTCTTGTGCTAACCTGCATTAGTTTTAGTTTATTTGGGTTTGTGATTGGGATTTGGGCGGATAGTTTTGAAAAACTCCAAATGATTCCTATGCTTGTCATCACGCCACTTGTATTCCTCGGAGGAAGTTTTTATTCCATCCAAATGTTACCACCATTCTGGCAAAAATTAAGTATGTTTAACCCAGTGTTGTATTTGGTGAGTGGGTTTCGTTACAGTTTTTTTGAAAGGGCGGATGTCGCACTTTCCGTTAGTATTTCGATGATTCTTGTGTTTTTGACAGTTTGTTTGACTGTGACTTGGCTTATTTTTAGAACAGGATATAAAATCAAAAATTAAAGATTCAAACGATAGTTTGTTAAATTTCAATTTGAATCATTTTTATAATCTAAGGATTTAAAAAAAAATCCTTAGATTAATTGATTTTTTCTCTCAGTTTACGCAAATCTTCCACTAACCTCTGTATATCGCCAGTTCCTTTGGCCCGGTAGATTCCTCGTAAAAATCGGTTTTTATCAAATAAAAAAATATTTTCAGTATGAACAAATTCATACTTACTTCGTTCAACAGAAAATCCTTCCATTTCCGCACCGCAAGTTCCCTTGGCAAAATCTTCGATCATAGAATCCTTACCTGTAAAAAAACTCCAATTTGGGTTTTTGATCTGATAGGTTTTTCTATAGTTTTGCAAAACAGGGACAGTATCTTCTTTCGAATTAATCGAAATGGAAAAAATTTTAAGATCGGTAAACTCTGAAAAAATTGGTTCTATTTCGATTAGGTTTCTTGTGATTAAAGGACAAATCCCACGACAAGTCGCATAGAAGAATACAACCAAATGTTCGCTAGGTGCCCAATCCTTGGGGAGAATTGTTTTCCCTGTATGTTCTATTAGTTCCAGTGTATTTGGAACTCTTTTTAAATTGGGATCCTTTTCTGGATTTTCTGTCCATACTGGGTCAAAATCTTTTCCTGAAAAATAAGGTAGTATACTTGGATTTGGAGTTGGTTCTGAAGGTCTGCAGTTCAGATTTACCAAACAAATGACCAATAGAAATAACACTCGGGCCCAGGTTGGATAATTGCCTTTTTGTTGGTTTTTTTTTCTATAGGATTGTTTGGAAGTATTTGGATTCAGAAACAATGAATTCATGGAAGTTTTTTTTCATCCTCGGGAATGGGATCGCAAAGTTTACTTCCTGGTCTTCCAAAACTTTCCCCTGTTTCCAGAAACACATGGTTCAAATAAATTTGTCCACGTTTGTTCCATTTTTTAGAAACTTTAGGTTTTCCAGAATCGTAGAATGTCTGATAGGTGGCAATTTGACCATTGTCAAAATAGTCGAAAAATTCACCTATAGGTTTACCATTTTCAAATTCGGATTTTTGCCGTAAGTTACCATTTTCAAAATAACTAATTTGTTTTCCGTGTTTTTGCCCATATCGAACGTTTCTTTCTTCTATTAGAGTTCCATTTTCTTTTTTTGCCGTATAACGACCGTGAGGAACCCCTTTGTAATATTCTGTTTCATAGATTTCAGAAAGAAATGGATTTTTTTGAATCAAAATTCCCGTCAGTGGTTTTCCTTGGTAGAGAAGGAAATGATTGGAATCTTCCGAAAGTCCCTTGTCCCCTGCTTCCACGCGAATAGGGGAGCAAAAAACGAAAGTGAATTGGAAAATGAAGGAGATGAGAATCCATCTCCTAATAGTAGAGCGAGTGTTAATTGGAAACTGTCCCCGGGGTTCCGTGGAAGTTGGAACCGATCAAGGTGTTAATTCCTGCAGTAGCATCATTCGCATAGTGGTAATGATAGATTCCGCCTGGGAAAAGTAGAGTTGCAGCAGTGTGACCATGATTTGTATCTAGTGGCGGACCGACAGTTCCTGGAACATTGTCATCAGCAGTGGAAGCGGTGTTATTATCACAATGTAAACCATAAACAGGAAATCCATCGATCAATACGCCAATCAAATTTGCATTGTTATTTGTTACATTGAGGGGTTGCGAATGGTGGTGGTAAACTCCAGAACTTTGTGGGTGTCCGTTGAATTTATCAAAGGTTTGCGCTTCCGTTGCGAGTGTGTCTCCTGGTGCCGCTGCATTGTTGAAGATGGCAAGGCCATTCACAGTAATCCCTACAGAAGCATAACCGCTTTGAGTTCCCACAAGAGTTCCTGACTTTGCGGCAGGAGAACTAGGGATGGTATAAACCAAACACTGAGATGCAATTTGGTTGTTTCCAGCGGATTTTTGTCCACCAGCCAGTGCTTCATACATTGGAGAGGAACTTCCAAAATAAAAACTCTTATTATTGGGAATGTTTTGTGACCGGAATACATAATTAGAACCAGAAACAGATCCTACTGAGCACTTAAAGTTATTTCGTATCCAAGCTGGTAAATCAGCTGACATAGAAGAAGTCATTCCTGTGATACAATCTGTGTTTGTATCCAATGTCGCAGTAGAGTTGACAACAGTGGTTCCAGTGAATGCAGCGTTTGCACAAATTTTTGTCGCAGCAGCAGCTAACAAAAGCAAGGTTTCTTCGTCGGAATCTGATTTAGGTTTGCAAAGCGACAAAGAAAAACCGATGAGCAGGAGGATGGAAAAAGTGCGAAAGTTTGGAACCGGCATAGTCAAAACAAATTAGAATGATTCTTAATGTTGTCAAGAAGTTCATGACAGAGTTGCTTTGTCCTTTTTATGCGTACAAGTCCGATGATATAAGCTTAATAGATCTTTAAAAGTTCTACTTCAAAAATTAGAGTGGAATCTGGTGGAATGTTTCCTACTTTCTTACTTCCATAACCAAGTTCCGGTGGGATGATGAGTTTGCGTTTGCCACCGACTCGCATGCCTTTGACCCCTTTGTCCCAACCTTTTACAACTTCTCCGGCTCCCAAGTTGAATTCAAAAGGTCGGTTTCGATCACGAGAACTGTCGAACTTAGTTCCGTTAGTCAATCTTCCTACATAGTGAACTGTGACATAGGATCCAGAAAAAGCTTCCTCTCCTTTTCCCACAACAAGATCGATGATTTGGAAGTCCTTCTCTGCTGATTGGATGGGAGGTACCAAAGTTAAAAGGAAAAATAAGACGGTTCGGATGCAGGTCTTCATACGTAGTGAAAGGTTCCAAGATTTGGATTTCTTTGCCAATGAAAAAAACTGTTCTT
This genomic window contains:
- a CDS encoding ankyrin repeat domain-containing protein translates to MIQNIIDFVGKTKSNLRLRTLCSAITREDKDSFDLLLSDPELKEVLVSESALLLGIAATEVSDIYYLKKLLAIGLDPNRPDNMGLYPIHKATETGNIEALEVLLNSAANPNVTDPNGVTALHIANSFDGLGEISDLLIRMGANVYQRDKLGKRYLM
- the purT gene encoding formate-dependent phosphoribosylglycinamide formyltransferase, with product MIGTPFTPNATKLLLLGSGELGKEVAIEANRLGVHVIAVDRYPNAPAMFVAQESRVINMLDPNELEATIRELKPDFVVPEIEAIHTETLVRLEAEGFRIIPSAKAVNLTMNREGIRNFASKELGLKTSKYLFADTEDDFTRAVKEIGFPCVVKPIMSSSGKGQSMVRNESEIQKAWEYGQTGGRTGKGKMIIEEFISFDFEITLLTIRHIGGTTFLPPIGHRQVNGDYVESWMPQPMSELAIRNAEKIAETVTTGLGGIGIFGVELFVKGDEVYFSEVSPRPHDTGLVTLISQNFSEFSLHARALLGLPIPELIFQTPAASSAILLEGKTNSPVYIGIEEALKQKGVDIRIFGKPEIDGKRRMGVSLALGNTIEEAKEKANCARDLIHLK
- a CDS encoding adhesin OmpL37 family surface protein encodes the protein MRTFFFSFLSFLCFTAGERTYANGNLQVAFGAEENYLLVRSLDSSVIHLGSPEEKQEYQEIINEYLRFKSLHIQGKYGDAYLAVRSTQSKLIKLYDKILTKNITLVRSELVLLGGKSRDKEKTQTRAFLRLALRDVSEAEQKLVMARNTRPLLYLLKLREMLFSLKILKHAGKFVVFLNLLHDGKFMDSIEFSDFDSIESELIRGFGKGNNRLLALHYDNSFLPFGEESIYESMMTNYKAPEIKKD
- a CDS encoding ABC-F family ATP-binding cassette domain-containing protein; amino-acid sequence: MIKISGLNKQFNGKVLFDDLQFSVNRGERVGLVGRNGHGKSTLVQIILGKSEPDSGNITIPKGYRIGHLEQHLVFTKPTVLEECALGLPEGDEYETWKVERILFGLGFSEKDMERSPDEFSGGYQIRMNLAKLLVSAPDMLILDEPNNYLDIVTIRWLEEFLREWEGEIILITHDRSFMDSVVTHTVAIHRTKAIKVQGDTEKLYTQINQAEEIYEKTRLNEAKKRKQEEIFIAKFKAKASFASRTQSRVKKLEKQGEMKALDTIEDMELYFNSAPFSANQMLSVEEVSFSYDNKAPFLFEKFSISVGPEDRICIIGKNGKGKSTLLKLIAGELTPVSGTVKKHPILKEGYFGQTNKLNMNESNTVVQEIMSADSNCSEGKARNIAGGLMFSEDLALKKIKVLSGGEKSRVLLGKILVTPCHLLYLDEPTNHLDMQSCDSLIEAIDNFDGSVIMVTHNEMHLRAVATKLIVFDDDRVFVYDGGYDDFLADIGWKDETV
- a CDS encoding ABC transporter ATP-binding protein — protein: MKPILTLKQVSKSYDNGFQALKDVNWEVKEGEIHALLGPNGAGKTTLINLICGIVSPSGGEVTVSGFDIIGDFKKTRSLIGLVPQELSVHAFETVWASVSFTRGLYGKPSNPKYIEEVLKSLSLWDKKDQRIMTLSGGMKRRVLIAKALSHEPKILFLDEPSAGVDVELRKDMWKIVESLRKNGVTIILTTHYIEEAESIADRISVIRKGEIFLTENKDRLMKQLGTKQLRIELKKSLKQIPKSLSKYELELVDNNSALVFTYDRSDDSSLITKLLDDLKKLKIQFSDLSTKQSSLEEIFVQLLQEAV
- a CDS encoding ABC transporter permease → MNFYAITSIYRFEMARTFRTLLQSIASPVLSTSLYFIVFGSAIGSRIQEIDGIHYGSFIVPGLVMLSLLTESISNASFGIYFPKFNGTIYEILSAPVTMWEVVIGYVGAAATKSLMLGVLMLITASFFVPIRIDHPILMVFFLVLTCISFSLFGFVIGIWADSFEKLQMIPMLVITPLVFLGGSFYSIQMLPPFWQKLSMFNPVLYLVSGFRYSFFERADVALSVSISMILVFLTVCLTVTWLIFRTGYKIKN
- a CDS encoding SCO family protein produces the protein MNSLFLNPNTSKQSYRKKNQQKGNYPTWARVLFLLVICLVNLNCRPSEPTPNPSILPYFSGKDFDPVWTENPEKDPNLKRVPNTLELIEHTGKTILPKDWAPSEHLVVFFYATCRGICPLITRNLIEIEPIFSEFTDLKIFSISINSKEDTVPVLQNYRKTYQIKNPNWSFFTGKDSMIEDFAKGTCGAEMEGFSVERSKYEFVHTENIFLFDKNRFLRGIYRAKGTGDIQRLVEDLRKLREKIN
- a CDS encoding toxin-antitoxin system YwqK family antitoxin translates to MEAGDKGLSEDSNHFLLYQGKPLTGILIQKNPFLSEIYETEYYKGVPHGRYTAKKENGTLIEERNVRYGQKHGKQISYFENGNLRQKSEFENGKPIGEFFDYFDNGQIATYQTFYDSGKPKVSKKWNKRGQIYLNHVFLETGESFGRPGSKLCDPIPEDEKKLP
- a CDS encoding YHYH protein codes for the protein MPVPNFRTFSILLLIGFSLSLCKPKSDSDEETLLLLAAAATKICANAAFTGTTVVNSTATLDTNTDCITGMTSSMSADLPAWIRNNFKCSVGSVSGSNYVFRSQNIPNNKSFYFGSSSPMYEALAGGQKSAGNNQIASQCLVYTIPSSPAAKSGTLVGTQSGYASVGITVNGLAIFNNAAAPGDTLATEAQTFDKFNGHPQSSGVYHHHSQPLNVTNNNANLIGVLIDGFPVYGLHCDNNTASTADDNVPGTVGPPLDTNHGHTAATLLFPGGIYHYHYANDATAGINTLIGSNFHGTPGTVSN
- a CDS encoding FKBP-type peptidyl-prolyl cis-trans isomerase, with amino-acid sequence MKTCIRTVLFFLLTLVPPIQSAEKDFQIIDLVVGKGEEAFSGSYVTVHYVGRLTNGTKFDSSRDRNRPFEFNLGAGEVVKGWDKGVKGMRVGGKRKLIIPPELGYGSKKVGNIPPDSTLIFEVELLKIY